One genomic region from Alosa alosa isolate M-15738 ecotype Scorff River chromosome 12, AALO_Geno_1.1, whole genome shotgun sequence encodes:
- the tmem150c gene encoding transmembrane protein 150C isoform X1, with product MRKCSPWAFLPIMFSLFTAAGLWVVYFIAVEDDKIIPLSSEYKRSGQKSPPYISIAGNAPPASCVFSQVMNMAAFVGFILGVLRYLQLKPRMHKPWMNIGGLVALSLACFGMTLVGNFQLTNDEELHNVGTSMTFGLGTLFCWVQSLITVKVNLRNEGRRAGIPRFLLSGAVTICMLLYFILMAQGLHMHAARTQWALVMFFLTFLASFAIEFRNYHFEILCTDNRDPPLSLSETFSEVSEYQSDQL from the exons ATGAGGAAATGTAGTCCCTGGGCGTTTCTTCCTATTATGTTTTCCCTGTTCACAGCAGCTGGCCTGTGGGTTGT GTATTTCATAGCAGTGGAGGATGACAAAATAATTCCTCTAAGTTCAGAGTACAA AAGATCGGGCCAGAAGTCTCCCCCCTACATAAG CATTGCAGGCAATGCACCGCCAGCCAGCTGCGTATTTAGCCAAGTCATGAACATGGCAGCATTTGTGG GATTCATTCTTGGTGTGCTGCGATACCTTCAGCTAAAGCCACGTATGCACAAGCCTTGGATGAATATTGGCGGTCTTGTGGCCTTATCTCTGGCCTGCTTTGGAATGACCTTAGTGGGGAATTTCCAG CTTACCAATGATGAAGAGCTGCACAACGTAGGCACATCAATGACCTTTGGCCTGGGAACTCTGTTCTGTTGGGTGCAGTCCCTCATAACAGTGAAGGTGAACTTGCGGAACGAGGGCAGACGGGCAGGTATCCCTCGTTTCCTCTTGTCTGGAGCAGTCACTATCTGCATGCTGCTTT ATTTCATCCTGATGGCTCAGGGTCTTCACATGCACGCTGCCCGGACGCAGTGGGCCCTTGTCATGTTCTTTCTCACCTTCCTAGCCTCCTTCGCCATCGAGTTCCGCAACTATCACTTTGAGATTCTGTGCACTGACAACCGGGACCCCCCACTCAGTCTGTCCGAGACTTTCTCTGAAGTGTCAGAGTACCAGTCGGATCAGCTGTAG
- the tmem150c gene encoding transmembrane protein 150C isoform X2, translating into MRKCSPWAFLPIMFSLFTAAGLWVVYFIAVEDDKIIPLSSEYKSGQKSPPYISIAGNAPPASCVFSQVMNMAAFVGFILGVLRYLQLKPRMHKPWMNIGGLVALSLACFGMTLVGNFQLTNDEELHNVGTSMTFGLGTLFCWVQSLITVKVNLRNEGRRAGIPRFLLSGAVTICMLLYFILMAQGLHMHAARTQWALVMFFLTFLASFAIEFRNYHFEILCTDNRDPPLSLSETFSEVSEYQSDQL; encoded by the exons ATGAGGAAATGTAGTCCCTGGGCGTTTCTTCCTATTATGTTTTCCCTGTTCACAGCAGCTGGCCTGTGGGTTGT GTATTTCATAGCAGTGGAGGATGACAAAATAATTCCTCTAAGTTCAGAGTACAA ATCGGGCCAGAAGTCTCCCCCCTACATAAG CATTGCAGGCAATGCACCGCCAGCCAGCTGCGTATTTAGCCAAGTCATGAACATGGCAGCATTTGTGG GATTCATTCTTGGTGTGCTGCGATACCTTCAGCTAAAGCCACGTATGCACAAGCCTTGGATGAATATTGGCGGTCTTGTGGCCTTATCTCTGGCCTGCTTTGGAATGACCTTAGTGGGGAATTTCCAG CTTACCAATGATGAAGAGCTGCACAACGTAGGCACATCAATGACCTTTGGCCTGGGAACTCTGTTCTGTTGGGTGCAGTCCCTCATAACAGTGAAGGTGAACTTGCGGAACGAGGGCAGACGGGCAGGTATCCCTCGTTTCCTCTTGTCTGGAGCAGTCACTATCTGCATGCTGCTTT ATTTCATCCTGATGGCTCAGGGTCTTCACATGCACGCTGCCCGGACGCAGTGGGCCCTTGTCATGTTCTTTCTCACCTTCCTAGCCTCCTTCGCCATCGAGTTCCGCAACTATCACTTTGAGATTCTGTGCACTGACAACCGGGACCCCCCACTCAGTCTGTCCGAGACTTTCTCTGAAGTGTCAGAGTACCAGTCGGATCAGCTGTAG